In the Flagellimonas sp. MMG031 genome, one interval contains:
- a CDS encoding RNA methyltransferase, with amino-acid sequence MSRKLENSELDRLDVDGFKEAKKSPIIIILDNIRSLNNIGSVFRTADAFLVQKIYLCGITATPPHKDIRKTALGATESVDWEYRKDTVEVVQELKRQGVQTVAVEQAENAVMLNDFEVGATKTIALIFGNEVKGVSQEVVNASDTVLEIPQFGTKHSLNISVSAGVVVWDLWSKQNAKK; translated from the coding sequence ATGAGTCGAAAACTGGAAAATAGTGAGTTAGATCGGTTGGATGTGGATGGTTTCAAGGAAGCAAAAAAATCACCCATCATCATCATTTTGGACAATATCCGAAGTTTGAACAATATTGGCTCCGTATTCCGAACGGCCGATGCCTTTTTGGTCCAAAAGATCTATCTCTGCGGCATTACGGCGACCCCACCGCACAAGGATATTCGCAAAACGGCCTTGGGCGCCACCGAAAGCGTGGATTGGGAATACCGAAAGGACACTGTGGAGGTGGTGCAGGAACTTAAACGGCAAGGAGTACAAACTGTTGCCGTGGAGCAGGCGGAGAATGCTGTTATGTTGAACGATTTTGAGGTTGGCGCGACGAAAACCATTGCTTTGATTTTTGGAAATGAGGTGAAGGGGGTTTCACAGGAAGTGGTCAACGCTAGCGATACCGTTTTGGAAATTCCCCAGTTCGGGACCAAACATTCCCTGAATATTTCGGTAAGTGCCGGGGTGGTGGTATGGGATTTATGGTCCAAACAAAATGCCAAAAAATAA